From Panicum hallii strain FIL2 chromosome 2, PHallii_v3.1, whole genome shotgun sequence, a single genomic window includes:
- the LOC112882104 gene encoding deoxymugineic acid synthase 1-D-like isoform X1, producing the protein MASTGSTTAAAVPEVALPSGDAKPMPVIGLGTAVMFHVRPEDTQDAVLAAIELGFRCFDTAYLYGTERQLGDAVAEAVRRGLVRSREEVFVTSKLWCTQCHPDLVVPSLRETLQNLQMEYLDLYLIHQPICQKPGPPVFPAKREDARPFDFKGVWQAMEECQRLGLARAIGVSNFTTKHLDKTLPFATITPAVNQVEVNPVCQQQKLRTYCAEKGIHVQAFSPLGGQSWNGEANAVLESEVLAEIAKARGKSVAQVVFSHNQLPLYGMLHLCICDAYSHRSTLLLLQVSLRWVYEQGVSIVVKTYNKERLRQNLELFDWELTDEDRLKISQIPQKKLQGGAFMFYPEGEFTSVDISEINFAEE; encoded by the exons ATGGCCTCCACGGGgagcacgacggcggcggcggtgccggaGGTGGCCCTGCCGTCCGGCGACGCGAAGCCGATGCCGGTGATCGGGCTGGGCACGGCGGTGATGTTCCACGTCCGGCCGGAGGACACCCAGGACGCGGTGCTGGCGGCCATCGAGCTCGGCTTCCGCTGCTTCGACACCGCCTACCTGTACGGCACCGAGAGGCAGCTCGGCGACGCCGTGGCGGAAGCCGTGCGGCGCGGCCTCGTCAGGTCTCGGGAGGAGGTGTTCGTCACGTCCAAGCTGTGGTGCACCCAGTGCCACCCGGACCTCGTCGTCCCCTCCCTCCGGGAAACCCTGCA GAACCTGCAGATGGAGTACCTTGACCTGTACCTGATCCACCAGCCCATCTGCCAGAAGCCCGGGCCGCCCGTGTTCCCGGCCAAGAGGGAGGACGCCCGGCCGTTCGACTTCAAGGGCGTGTGGCAGGCGATGGAGGAGTGCcagcggctcgggctcgccagGGCCATCGGCGTCAGCAACTTCACGACCAAGCACCTCGACAAGACCCTGCCCTTTGCCACCATTACCCCTGCAGTGAACCAG GTGGAGGTGAACCCGGTTTGCCAGCAGCAGAAGCTGAGGACGTACTGCGCCGAGAAGGGCATCCACGTCCAGGCGTTCTCGCCGTTGGGAGGGCAGAGCTGGAACGGGGAAGCCAACGCCGTGCTCGAATCCGAGGTGCTCGCGGAGATCGCCAAGGCAAGAGGGAAATCCGTCGCACAGGTTGTGTTCTCTCATAACCAACTGCCTCTGTATGGCATGCTCCACTTATGCATCTGTGATGCTTACAGTCACAGATCTACCCTCCTCCTTCTTCAGGTGTCACTGAGATGGGTGTACGAGCAAGGAGTGAGTATAGTCGTCAAGACCTACAACAAGGAGAGGCTCAGGCAGAACCTTGAGCTTTTCGACTGGGAGCTGACCGACGAGGACCGGCTCAAGATCAGCCAGATCCCACAGAAGAAGCTTCAGGGTGGCGCGTTCATGTTCTACCCAGAAGGCGAATTCACATCGGTTGATATTTCTGAAATCAATTTCGCAGAGGAGTAG
- the LOC112882105 gene encoding glutathione transferase GST 23 — protein MAEKGVKVFGMWASPMVIRVEWALRLKGVEYEYVDEDLANKSADLLRYNPVTKKVPVLVHGGKPIAESTIIVEYIDEAWKGGHPIMPADPYERAQARFWARYAEDKCNAALYPIFTTTGEAQREVVREAQRCLKTLEAALEGRRFFGGDAVGYLDIVVGWLAHWLPVIEEVSGASVVTDEELPLMKAWFGRFLAVDAVRAALPDRDRLLAANKARREQLLSSA, from the exons ATGGCAGAGAAGGGCGTGAAGGTATTCGGCATGTGGGCGAGCCCGATGGTGATCCGGGTGGAGTGGGCGCTCCGGCTGAAGGGCGTGGAGTACGAGTACGTCGACGAGGACCTCGCCAACAAGAGCGCCGACCTGCTCCGCTACAACCCGGTGACCAAGAAGGTGCCCGTGCTCGTCCACGGCGGCAAGCCTATCGCCGAGTCCACCATCATCGTCGAGTACATCGACGAGGCCTGGAAGGGCGGCCACCCCATCATGCCGGCCGACCCCTACGAGCGTGCCCAGGCGAGGTTCTGGGCCAGGTACGCTGAAGACAAG TGCAACGCCGCCCTGTACCCGATCTTCACCACCACCGGCGAGGCGCAGCGCGAGGTGGTGCGCGAGGCCCAGCGGTGCCTCAAGACCCtggaggcggcgctggaggggagGAGGTTCTTCGGCGGCGACGCCGTGGGCTACCTCGACATCGTCGTCGGGTGGCTCGCGCACTGGCTGCCGGTCATCGAGGAGGTGTCCGGCGCCAGCGTCGTCACCGACGAGGAGCTCCCGCTGATGAAGGCCTGGTTCGGCCGGTTCCTCGCCGTGGACGCGGTCAGGGCGGCCCTGCCCGACAGGGACAGGCTCCTCGCGGCCAACAAAGCCCGCCGCGAGCAGCTCCTCTCCTCCGCGTAG
- the LOC112882103 gene encoding purine permease 3-like, which yields MEVETPAQHRAPPQPCKSAGATRPGGSCGSARLLRNPVLVANFVLMVVGSAGGPLFIRAYFLHGGARKWLSAFLQTAGFPILLVPLCASFSRRRRRQRGGGEEASAKAAAGAPFFLMTPRLLAASAGIGLMTGLDDLLYTYGLAYLPVSTSSILISTQLAFTAAFALLLVRQRFTAFSVNAVALLSVGAAMLGMNAGGDRPAGVSRAQYDAGFAMTLGAAALFGLVLAVMELSQARHAARAGAAAVTYTLVIEMQLVIGLTATIFTAVGMLVNNDFHAIPEEAREFGFGRTGYYLLLAGSAATYQCFFLGTIGAIFFGSALLAGVVMTVLIPVTEVLAVLLFSEPFNGTKGVALALSLWGFVSYFYGEVQTAKANRQPDNNPPNAEHLDP from the exons ATGGAGGTGGAAACGCCGGCGCAGCACCGGGCGCCGCCGCAGCCATGCAAGAGCGCCGGCGCCACGCGGCCAGGCGGGAGCTGCGGCAGCGCTAGGCTGCTGCGCAACCCGGTCCTCGTCGCCAACTTCGTCCTCATGGTCGTCGGCTCGGCGGGCGGCCCGCTCTTCATCCGCGCCTACTTCCTCCACGGCGGCGCCCGCAAGTGGCTCTCGGCCTTCCTCCAGACGGCCGGCTTCCCGATCCTGCTCGTCCCGCTCTGCGCGTCCTTctcccggcgccggcgccgacagcgcggcggcggcgaggaggcgtcCGCGAAggcggccgccggcgcgccGTTCTTCCTCATGACGCCCCGCCTCCTGGCGGCGTCCGCGGGCATCGGCCTCATGACCGGCCTCGACGACCTCCTCTACACCTACGGCCTCGCCTACCTGCCGGTCTCCACGTCCTCGATCCTCATCTCCACGCAGCTGGCCTTCACGGCCGCCTTCGCGCTGCTGCTCGTGCGCCAGCGGTTCACGGCGTTCTCGGTGAACGCCGTGGCGCTGCTCAGCGTCGGCGCCGCGATGCTCGGGATGAACGCGGGCGGGGACCGCCCCGCGGGGGTGTCGCGGGCGCAGTACGACGCCGGGTTCGCCATgacgctcggcgccgccgcgctgTTCGGCCTTGTGCTCGCCGTCATGGAGCTCAGCCAGGCGCGCCACGCGGCgcgcgccggcgcggcggccgtcaccTACACTCTCGTCATCGAGATGCAGCTCGTCATCGGGCTCACCGCCACCATCTTCACCGCCGTCGGCATGCTTGTGAACAATGATTTCCAC GCAATCCCGGAAGAGGCGCGGGAGTTCGGTTTCGGCCGGACAGGCTACTACCTGCTTCTCGCCGGGTCGGCCGCCACGTACCAGTGCTTCTTCCTCGGCACCATCGGCGCCATCTTCTTCGGCTCGGCGCTGCTGGCCGGCGTGGTCATGACTGTGCTCATCCCGGTCACCGAGGTGCTCGCCGTCCTGCTGTTCAGCGAGCCGTTCAACGGCACCAAGGGCGTCGCCCTCGCGCTCTCGCTCTGGGGCTTCGTCTCCTACTTCTACGGCGAGGTCCAGACGGCCAAGGCGAACCGCCAGCCCGacaacaatccaccaaatgctGAGCATTTGGACCCATAG
- the LOC112882102 gene encoding phosphoribosylaminoimidazole-succinocarboxamide synthase, chloroplastic isoform X1, whose translation MSPSAPPAAAAARVASPAKALLGAPSSSRPSRFPHVSMSASSSPRASTLAAAAGGIGAAAAAPSLLAADPGHREAVLLAARAAMGNCLGETRLDLAVPGLRLAAKGKVRDVYESGEHLVLVTTDRQSAFDRVLASIPFKGQVLNETSLWWFNQTLHITPNAVVSSPDKNVTIAKRCTVFPVEFVVRGFVTGSTDTSLWTVYNNGVRNYCGNALPDGMVKNQKLSANILTPTTKAADHDVPVSPDEIIKSGLMSKEDFDEAGSKALSLFAYGQQVALENGLILVDTKYEFGKTADGTIVLIDEVHTPDSSRYWIANSYEDRFKSGLEPENVDKEFLRLWFKNNCNPYEDAVLPEAPEELVCELAWRYIFLFETITNAKFEIPDTREPIHERISRNVAQALRNL comes from the exons ATGtccccctccgcgccgcccgccgccgccgccgcccgcgtcgcGAGCCCAGCCAAAGCGCTCCTCGGGGCTCCTTCATCCTCGCGCCCTTCTCGCTTCCCCCACGTCTCCATGTCCGCCTCCTCTTCTCCCCGCGCCTCAAccctcgccgcggcggccggcgggatcggcgcggcggcggcagcgccctccctcctcgccgccgacccggGCCACCGCGAGGCCGTCCTgctcgccgcgcgcgccgccatgGGGAACTGCCTCGGGGAGACCCGCCTCGACCTAGCCGTCCCGgggctccgcctcgccgccaagGGCAAG GTGAGGGACGTGTACGAGAGTGGGGAGCACCTGGTGCTGGTGACCACTGATCGGCAGAGCGCGTTCGACCGTGTCCTTGCTTCCATCCCGTTTAAAGGCCAG GTTCTTAATGAGACAAGCCTTTGGTGGTTCAATCAAACCCTTCACATTACTCCAAACGCAGTAGTGTCTTCTCCTGATAAGAATGTGACAATTGCCAAAAGGTGCACAGTTTTTCCAGTTGAATTTGTTG TGAGGGGATTTGTTACAGGAAGCACTGATACATCTTTATGGACAGTTTATAATAATGGTGTCAGGAACTATTGTGGAAATGCTCTTCCTGATG GCATGGTAAAGAACCAGAAGCTATCTGCTAATATACTGACACCAACGACTAAAGCTGCAGATCACGATGTCCCTGTCAGTCCAGATGAG ATAATCAAATCAGGGCTGATGTCAAAGGAAGATTTTGATGAGGCAGGAAGCAAAGCCTTAAGCTTGTTTGCATATGGACAG CAAGTGGCCTTAGAGAATGGATTAATTTTAGTTGACACAAAGTATGAGTTTGGAAAGACAGCTGATGGGACAATCGTGCTGATTGATGAG GTTCATACTCCTGACTCCAGCAGATATTGGATTGCTAATTCATATGAAGATAGATTTAAATCTGGTCTCGAACCTGAAAATGTTGACAAG GAGTTTTTGAGGCTTTGGTTCAAGAACAACTGCAATCCATATGAAGATGCG GTTCTCCCAGAAGCTCCGGAAGAGCTGGTCTGTGAGCTAGCCTGGCG GTACATTTTCCTGTTTGAAACAATCACAAATGCAAAATTCGAGATCCCAGATACAAGG GAACCCATTCATGAGAGGATATCGAGGAATGTCGCTCAAGCCTTACGGAACCTGTAA
- the LOC112881116 gene encoding uncharacterized protein LOC112881116, which translates to MASRKRAATAVEPDDDTGCAFLHELSGEEQLRLRNRHLERKRKEKKLRDKGIRRAASMRTEEQVARPAPSYSDRDAFVMKNVHHALRHYNARHPGGEFDPVKALMEASVCYRNHVNFWARSRSSNNPGTTTTRKIKRFFAELRYKQHHDDPIVETSTIIEEPLCRYKRSCAICPGQYDILHPVNGI; encoded by the exons ATGGCATCCCGGAagcgggcggcgacggcggtggaGCCGGATGATGATACCGGATGCGCGTTCCTGCACGAACTGTCCGGCGAGGAGCAGCTGCGGCTGCGCAACCGCCACCTCGAGCGCAAGCGCAAGGAGAAGAAACTGCGGGATAAAGGCATTCGTCGAGCGGCTTCCATGCGCACGGAGGAGCAAGTCGCCCGGCCTGCTCCTTCCTACTC GGATCGCGACGCCTTCGTCATGAAAAACGTCCACCACGCTCTCCGCCACTACAACGCCAGGCACCCG GGTGGGGAGTTCGATCCTGTCAAGGCCTTGATGGAAGCCAGCGTGTGCTATAGGAACCACGTCAACTTCTGGGctcgcagccgcagcagcaacAACCCAGGGACGACGACGACTAGGAAGATCAAGCGCTTCTTCGCTGAGCTGCGCTACAAGCAACACCATGATGACCCAATCGTTGAAACGAGCACCATAATCG AAGAGCCGCTCTGCCGCTACAAAAGGAGCTGTGCAATTTGCCCCGGCCAGTACGACATCTTGCACCCCGTGAACGGCATCTAA
- the LOC112882104 gene encoding deoxymugineic acid synthase 1-D-like isoform X2 — MASTGSTTAAAVPEVALPSGDAKPMPVIGLGTAVMFHVRPEDTQDAVLAAIELGFRCFDTAYLYGTERQLGDAVAEAVRRGLVRSREEVFVTSKLWCTQCHPDLVVPSLRETLQNLQMEYLDLYLIHQPICQKPGPPVFPAKREDARPFDFKGVWQAMEECQRLGLARAIGVSNFTTKHLDKTLPFATITPAVNQVEVNPVCQQQKLRTYCAEKGIHVQAFSPLGGQSWNGEANAVLESEVLAEIAKARGKSVAQVSLRWVYEQGVSIVVKTYNKERLRQNLELFDWELTDEDRLKISQIPQKKLQGGAFMFYPEGEFTSVDISEINFAEE, encoded by the exons ATGGCCTCCACGGGgagcacgacggcggcggcggtgccggaGGTGGCCCTGCCGTCCGGCGACGCGAAGCCGATGCCGGTGATCGGGCTGGGCACGGCGGTGATGTTCCACGTCCGGCCGGAGGACACCCAGGACGCGGTGCTGGCGGCCATCGAGCTCGGCTTCCGCTGCTTCGACACCGCCTACCTGTACGGCACCGAGAGGCAGCTCGGCGACGCCGTGGCGGAAGCCGTGCGGCGCGGCCTCGTCAGGTCTCGGGAGGAGGTGTTCGTCACGTCCAAGCTGTGGTGCACCCAGTGCCACCCGGACCTCGTCGTCCCCTCCCTCCGGGAAACCCTGCA GAACCTGCAGATGGAGTACCTTGACCTGTACCTGATCCACCAGCCCATCTGCCAGAAGCCCGGGCCGCCCGTGTTCCCGGCCAAGAGGGAGGACGCCCGGCCGTTCGACTTCAAGGGCGTGTGGCAGGCGATGGAGGAGTGCcagcggctcgggctcgccagGGCCATCGGCGTCAGCAACTTCACGACCAAGCACCTCGACAAGACCCTGCCCTTTGCCACCATTACCCCTGCAGTGAACCAG GTGGAGGTGAACCCGGTTTGCCAGCAGCAGAAGCTGAGGACGTACTGCGCCGAGAAGGGCATCCACGTCCAGGCGTTCTCGCCGTTGGGAGGGCAGAGCTGGAACGGGGAAGCCAACGCCGTGCTCGAATCCGAGGTGCTCGCGGAGATCGCCAAGGCAAGAGGGAAATCCGTCGCACAG GTGTCACTGAGATGGGTGTACGAGCAAGGAGTGAGTATAGTCGTCAAGACCTACAACAAGGAGAGGCTCAGGCAGAACCTTGAGCTTTTCGACTGGGAGCTGACCGACGAGGACCGGCTCAAGATCAGCCAGATCCCACAGAAGAAGCTTCAGGGTGGCGCGTTCATGTTCTACCCAGAAGGCGAATTCACATCGGTTGATATTTCTGAAATCAATTTCGCAGAGGAGTAG
- the LOC112880612 gene encoding purine permease 3-like isoform X2 translates to MDVEARNDSPPARSKAMHLLMVALNCAMLGLGITGGQLLSRLYYNEGGHRQWLAAWLQTGGWPLLLVPVAASYAGRRARDPGAAVLLAPPRVLLGAAGIGLLIGADNFLYAYGLEFVPVSTSAILISTQLVFTVFFAFLIVRQRFTAPTVNAVALLTTGAVMLGLHVSSDRGPGVTRGQYWLGFVLTLGAAVLYGLIMPLVELAYKHAAKGGSALTYALVVEMQLVMGFVATAFCTVGMIVNKDFQAIPREAKNFELGEARYYTVLVWAAVLWQFFFLGAVGVIFCVHTLLAGILIAVFIPVTEVASVIFLHEKFSSEKGVALVLSLWGLASYSYGEWSEARAKKKTAEAAAEAQAP, encoded by the exons ATGGACGTGGAGGCGCGGAACGACTCGCCACCCGCGCGCAGCAAGGCGATGCACCTCCTCATGGTGGCGCTCAACTGCGCGATGCTCGGGCTCGGCATCACGGGCGGGCAGCTCCTCAGCCGCCTCTACTACAACGAGGGCGGCCACCGGCAGTGGCTCGCCGCGTGGCTCCAGACCGGCGGCTGGCCGCTGCTGCTGGTCCCCGTGGCGGCCTCctacgccggccgccgcgcgcgcgaccCTGGCGCCGCGGTCCTGCTCGCCCCGCCGCGCGTCCTGCTGGGCgccgcggggatcggcctcctCATCGGCGCCGACAACTTCCTGTACGCCTACGGGCTGGAGTTCGTGCCCGTCTCCACCTCCGCGATCCTCATCTCGACGCAGCTCGTCTTCACGGTGTTCTTCGCGTTCCTCATCGTGCGGCAGCGGTTCACGGCGCCGACCGTGAACGCCGTGGCGCTCCTGACGACGGGCGCCGTCATGCTGGGCCTGCACGTGTCCTCAGACCGCGGCCCGGGCGTCACCAGGGGCCAGTACTGGCTGGGCTTCGTGCTCACGCTCGGCGCCGCGGTGTTGTACGGGCTGATCATGCCGCTCGTCGAGCTCGCGTACAAGCACGCCGCGAAGGGCGGTTCCGCCCTGACGTACGCGCTGGTGGTGGAGATGCAGCTGGTGATGGGGTTCGTCGCCACCGCGTTCTGCACCGTCGGCATGATCGTCAACAAGGACTTCCAG GCGATCCCGAGGGAGGCGAAGAACTTCGAGCTGGGGGAGGCCCGGTACTACACGGTGCTGGTGTGGGCGGCGGTGCTGTGGCAGTTCTTCTTCCTGGGCGCCGTCGGGGTCATCTTCTGCGTGCACACGCTGCTGGCGGGCATCCTCATCGCGGTGTTCATCCCGGTCACGGAGGTGGCCTCCGTCATCTTCCTGCACGAGAAGTTCAGCAGCGAGAAGGGCGTGGCGCTGGTGCTCTCGCTCTGGGGCCTCGCCTCCTACTCCTACGGCGAGTGGAGCGAGGCCAGGGCCAAGAAGAAGACGGCCGAGGCGGCCGCGGAGGCCCAGGCCCCGTGA
- the LOC112882101 gene encoding serine/threonine-protein kinase PEPKR2-like produces the protein MDSLPRKRKGARAACSLAGSLHDAPAAAARKRTCREPKPRPEKKKPSPSGGAAGEAGASASARGGVVMTAPPASGRAAPDSPGRGLKRKLGCIESATRMGRKKRLESEYELGAEIGQGKFGSVRICRAKAGGEEFACKALPKNGEETVHREVEIMQHLSGHPGVVTLKAVFEDADKFYLVMELCGGGRLLDEIARQGKFSEQRAAILIKDLMAVLKYCHDMGVVHRDIKPENILLTKAGKMKLADFGLAARVTNGQKLSGVAGSPAYVAPEVLSGSYSEKVDIWGAGVLLHVLLLGSLPFQGGSLDAVFESIKTVELDFSSGPWESISGLGKDLISRMLNRDVSSRMTADEVLSHPWVLFYTECPLKVVTANLCVANKILTPRIPWDRLRSECESLSDFSQRSEDQDECGIVDALTAAITRVRISEPKRSRLCSPAITIQQECSSNLKSNLCTAF, from the exons ATGGATTCGCTGCCGCGGAAGCGCAAGGGCGCGCGCGCCGCGTGCTCGCTGGCCGGATCCCTCCAcgacgcgcccgccgccgccgcccgcaagCGCACCTGCCGCGAGCCCAAGCCGCGGCCCGAGAAGAAGAAGCCCTCGCCCTCCGggggcgccgccggcgaggcggGGGCCTCCGCCTCGGCCCGGGGCGGCGTGGTGATGACGGCGCCGCCCGcgagcgggcgggcggcgccCGACAGCCCCGGCCGCGGGCTCAAGCGGAAGCTGGGCTGCATCGAGTCCGCCACGCGGATGGGCCGGAAGAAGCGCCTCGAGAGCGAGTACGAGCTCGGGGCCGAGATCGGGCAAGGCAAGTTCGGCTCCGTCCGGATCTGCCGCGCcaaggccggcggcgaggaattcgCCTGCAAGGCCCTGCCCAAGAACGGCGAGGAGACGGTCCATCGCGAGGTGGAGATCATGCAGCACCTCTCGGGCCACCCGGGCGTCGTCACGCTCAAGGCCGTCTTCGAGGACGCAGACAAGTTCTACCTCGTCATGGAGCTCTGCGGCGGGGGCAGGCTGCTCGACGAGATCGCCAGGCAGGGCAAGTTCTCCGAGCAGCGTGCTGCCATTCTGATCAAAGATCTCATGGCCGTGCTCAAGTACTGCCACGACATGGGTGTCGTGCACAGGGACATTAAGCCGGAGAATATTTTGCTCACCAAGGCTGGGAAGATGAAGCTTGCCGATTTCGGACTTGCTGCACGGGTCACCAATG GTCAGAAATTGTCTGGCGTAGCTGGGAGTCCAGCATATGTAGCACCTGAAGTTCTTTCTGGAAGCTATTCTGAGAAAGTTGATATATGGGGTGCTGGTGTGCTACTACATGTACTACTGCTTGGTTCACTTCCATTTCAAGGAGGCTCTCTGGACGCTGTCTTTGAGTCTATAAAGACGGTTGAACTTGATTTCAGCAGTGGTCCATGGGAATCAATATCAGGTCTTGGGAAGGATCTTATTAGCCGAATGTTGAATAGAGATGTCTCTTCTAGAATGACTGCTGATGAAGTTCTTA GTCACCCATGGGTCCTATTTTACACGGAATGCCCCTTGAAGGTGGTAACTGCTAATTTATGTGTCGCTAACAAGATTTTAACACCCAGGATTCCATGGGACAGACTTAGGTCAGAATGTGAGTCATTGTCAGACTTCAGCCAAAGGTCAGAGGATCAGGATGAATGTGGCATAGTTGACGCACTGACAGCAGCAATAACCCGTGTTAGAATATCAGAGCCGAAGAGAAGTCGGCTCTGTAGCCCTGCAATCACCATTCAGCAAGAATGCTCTTCAAACTTGAAGAGTAATCTGTGCACGGCTTTCTGA
- the LOC112880612 gene encoding purine permease 3-like isoform X1, with amino-acid sequence MDVEARKDAAPARGKAVRRLLVALNCGMLALGAVGGPLLSRLYFSKGGHRQWLSAWLETAGWPLLLLPVAASYAARRARDGRGAPALLAPPRILLAAAGLGVATGVDDFIYAYGLSYLPVSTSAILIATQLAFTVLFAFLVVRQRLSAATVNAVALLTVGAVVLGLHVSGDRPRGVTRGQYWLGFALTLGAAALYGLVLPLVELAYRRAAAGGGRAVTYALVIEVQLVMGFFATAFCTVGMIVNKDFQAIPREAKNFELGEARYYTVLVWAAVLWQFFFLGAVGVIFCVHTLLAGILIAVFIPVTEVASVIFLHEKFSSEKGVALVLSLWGLASYSYGEWSEARAKKKTAEAAAEAQAP; translated from the exons ATGGACGTGGAAGCCCGCAAGgacgcggcgccggcgcgcggcAAGGCGGTGCGCCGCCTCCTGGTGGCGCTCAACTGCGGGATGCTCGCGCTGGGCGCCGTGGGCGGGCCGCTCCTCAGCCGCCTCTACTTCAGCAAGGGCGGCCACCGGCAGTGGCTCTCCGCGTGGCTCGAGACCGCCGGctggccgctgctgctgctccccGTGGCGGCGTCctacgccgcgcgccgcgcgcgcgacgGCCGGGGCGCCCCGGCCCTGCTCGCCCCGCCGCGCATCCTGCTGGCCGCCGCGGGCCTCGGCGTCGCCACGGGCGTGGACGACTTCATCTACGCCTACGGGCTCTCGTACCTCCCCGTGTCCACCTCGGCGATCCTCATCGCGACGCAGCTCGCCTTCACGGTGCTCTTCGCGTTCCTCGTCGTGCGCCAGCGCCTGAGCGCCGCGACCGTGAACGCCGTGGCCCTCCTGACCGTGGGCGCCGTCGTGCTCGGCCTGCACGTCTCCGGCGACCGGCCCCGGGGCGTCACCAGGGGCCAGTACTGGCTGGGGTTCGCCCTcacgctcggcgccgccgcgctcTACGGGCTGGTCCTGCCGCTCGTCGAGCTCGCGTaccggcgcgccgccgccggcggcgggcgcgccGTGACGTACGCGCTGGTGATCGAGGTCCAGCTGGTGATGGGGTTCTTCGCCACGGCCTTCTGCACCGTGGGCATGATCGTGAACAAGGATTTCCAG GCGATCCCGAGGGAGGCGAAGAACTTCGAGCTGGGGGAGGCCCGGTACTACACGGTGCTGGTGTGGGCGGCGGTGCTGTGGCAGTTCTTCTTCCTGGGCGCCGTCGGGGTCATCTTCTGCGTGCACACGCTGCTGGCGGGCATCCTCATCGCGGTGTTCATCCCGGTCACGGAGGTGGCCTCCGTCATCTTCCTGCACGAGAAGTTCAGCAGCGAGAAGGGCGTGGCGCTGGTGCTCTCGCTCTGGGGCCTCGCCTCCTACTCCTACGGCGAGTGGAGCGAGGCCAGGGCCAAGAAGAAGACGGCCGAGGCGGCCGCGGAGGCCCAGGCCCCGTGA
- the LOC112882102 gene encoding phosphoribosylaminoimidazole-succinocarboxamide synthase, chloroplastic isoform X2 has protein sequence MSPSAPPAAAAARVASPAKALLGAPSSSRPSRFPHVSMSASSSPRASTLAAAAGGIGAAAAAPSLLAADPGHREAVLLAARAAMGNCLGETRLDLAVPGLRLAAKGKVRDVYESGEHLVLVTTDRQSAFDRVLASIPFKGQVLNETSLWWFNQTLHITPNAVVSSPDKNVTIAKRCTVFPVEFVVRGFVTGSTDTSLWTVYNNGVRNYCGNALPDGMVKNQKLSANILTPTTKAADHDVPVSPDEIIKSGLMSKEDFDEAGSKALSLFAYGQQVALENGLILVDTKYEFGKTADGTIVLIDEVHTPDSSRYWIANSYEDRFKSGLEPENVDKEFLRLWFKNNCNPYEDAVLPEAPEELVCELAWRNPFMRGYRGMSLKPYGTCNC, from the exons ATGtccccctccgcgccgcccgccgccgccgccgcccgcgtcgcGAGCCCAGCCAAAGCGCTCCTCGGGGCTCCTTCATCCTCGCGCCCTTCTCGCTTCCCCCACGTCTCCATGTCCGCCTCCTCTTCTCCCCGCGCCTCAAccctcgccgcggcggccggcgggatcggcgcggcggcggcagcgccctccctcctcgccgccgacccggGCCACCGCGAGGCCGTCCTgctcgccgcgcgcgccgccatgGGGAACTGCCTCGGGGAGACCCGCCTCGACCTAGCCGTCCCGgggctccgcctcgccgccaagGGCAAG GTGAGGGACGTGTACGAGAGTGGGGAGCACCTGGTGCTGGTGACCACTGATCGGCAGAGCGCGTTCGACCGTGTCCTTGCTTCCATCCCGTTTAAAGGCCAG GTTCTTAATGAGACAAGCCTTTGGTGGTTCAATCAAACCCTTCACATTACTCCAAACGCAGTAGTGTCTTCTCCTGATAAGAATGTGACAATTGCCAAAAGGTGCACAGTTTTTCCAGTTGAATTTGTTG TGAGGGGATTTGTTACAGGAAGCACTGATACATCTTTATGGACAGTTTATAATAATGGTGTCAGGAACTATTGTGGAAATGCTCTTCCTGATG GCATGGTAAAGAACCAGAAGCTATCTGCTAATATACTGACACCAACGACTAAAGCTGCAGATCACGATGTCCCTGTCAGTCCAGATGAG ATAATCAAATCAGGGCTGATGTCAAAGGAAGATTTTGATGAGGCAGGAAGCAAAGCCTTAAGCTTGTTTGCATATGGACAG CAAGTGGCCTTAGAGAATGGATTAATTTTAGTTGACACAAAGTATGAGTTTGGAAAGACAGCTGATGGGACAATCGTGCTGATTGATGAG GTTCATACTCCTGACTCCAGCAGATATTGGATTGCTAATTCATATGAAGATAGATTTAAATCTGGTCTCGAACCTGAAAATGTTGACAAG GAGTTTTTGAGGCTTTGGTTCAAGAACAACTGCAATCCATATGAAGATGCG GTTCTCCCAGAAGCTCCGGAAGAGCTGGTCTGTGAGCTAGCCTGGCG GAACCCATTCATGAGAGGATATCGAGGAATGTCGCTCAAGCCTTACGGAACCTGTAATTGCTGA